From Microlunatus capsulatus, a single genomic window includes:
- a CDS encoding Gfo/Idh/MocA family protein, whose protein sequence is MTSSTTKRVAVLGAGMIGEVHRRAAVLAGAEVVGVMASSPERSREVAARWGVEQAYGSIDEVAAAGLDAVHICTPNASHVPFAVQLMEAGVHVLCEKPLGVSVEDARHAAEVAARTGVVNTMPFAYRFHPMARELRARVQDPAFGAVNLVHGTYLQDWLLSPLSTSWRVDPAAGGPSRAFGDIGSHWCDLVEWVTGDRIASLVATTSISIKQRPAALPAGAAAFSTVESDAPLVDVTTEDSAIILFRTAADVAGSAVITQLAAGRKNRLWVEVDGMQQSAVFDQELPEQLLLGDEEGYKTLVRDPLHGSPEQRRLATLPAGHAQGYAQCFEAYVADSYAAIDAHAGHGERPPGLPTFADGARAAAICDAMLRSAAGREWVDVVD, encoded by the coding sequence ATGACTTCTTCGACGACGAAGCGCGTGGCGGTCCTCGGGGCGGGGATGATCGGCGAGGTGCACCGGCGCGCGGCCGTGCTGGCCGGCGCCGAGGTCGTCGGCGTGATGGCCTCCAGCCCCGAGCGCTCGCGCGAGGTGGCGGCCCGCTGGGGCGTCGAGCAGGCCTACGGCAGCATCGACGAGGTGGCCGCCGCCGGGCTCGACGCGGTGCACATCTGCACCCCCAACGCCTCGCACGTGCCGTTCGCGGTGCAGCTGATGGAGGCGGGCGTCCACGTGCTGTGCGAGAAGCCGCTCGGGGTCAGCGTCGAGGACGCCCGGCACGCCGCCGAGGTCGCCGCGCGCACCGGCGTCGTCAACACGATGCCCTTCGCCTACCGCTTCCACCCGATGGCCCGCGAGCTGCGCGCCCGGGTGCAGGACCCCGCCTTCGGCGCCGTCAACCTCGTGCACGGCACCTACCTGCAGGACTGGCTGCTGAGCCCGCTCTCGACCAGCTGGCGGGTGGACCCCGCGGCCGGGGGACCCTCGCGCGCCTTCGGCGACATCGGCTCGCACTGGTGCGACCTCGTCGAGTGGGTGACCGGGGACCGGATCGCCTCGCTGGTGGCCACCACCTCGATCAGCATCAAGCAGCGGCCCGCCGCCCTGCCGGCCGGCGCCGCCGCCTTCAGCACGGTCGAGAGCGACGCCCCGCTGGTCGACGTCACCACCGAGGACAGCGCCATCATCCTGTTCCGCACGGCGGCCGACGTCGCCGGCTCCGCGGTCATCACGCAGCTGGCCGCCGGCCGCAAGAACCGGCTGTGGGTCGAGGTCGACGGCATGCAGCAGAGCGCCGTCTTCGACCAGGAGCTGCCCGAGCAGCTGCTGCTCGGCGACGAGGAGGGCTACAAGACCCTGGTCCGCGACCCGCTGCACGGCTCCCCGGAGCAGCGCCGGCTGGCCACCCTGCCCGCCGGCCACGCCCAGGGCTACGCGCAGTGCTTCGAGGCCTACGTCGCCGACTCCTACGCCGCGATCGACGCCCACGCCGGGCACGGCGAGCGACCCCCGGGCCTGCCGACCTTCGCCGACGGGGCCCGCGCGGCCGCGATCTGCGACGCCATGCTGCGCTCCGCCGCCGGTCGGGAGTGGGTCGACGTCGTCGACTGA
- a CDS encoding sugar ABC transporter substrate-binding protein: protein MMRTSRLRRATGVVAAATALAALSACGSIYPSSEPAQGPANGIKPDVSEVVVGFAQQQLQAPYFAAMQVQSEQIAKEQGFKLLFQAANKDPVIQMNQMQAMISQGADVLVVNATSVKGQKEMMTQIASQIPVTYIDTSVPGTGMTSVQSDNLTIGRESGKLTAKRFKDMGKTSITMVVLTGPATDEFVGPNRRQGFLDGLEEGGMPYEIKAEQPGDYAQDKGQVAAETMLAGNPDIDLILGLNDSMALGAYNVVNGKDQYKNVYVAASADGQKEALALIKQGGCEGRYLSTGLNSPSLAAEEALKISVDVATGKSKPSDYKPESFTKAVGIGCENIDEYYDPNSVF, encoded by the coding sequence ATGATGAGGACCTCCCGGCTGCGGCGCGCCACCGGCGTCGTCGCCGCCGCGACCGCCCTGGCGGCGCTCAGCGCCTGCGGCTCGATCTACCCCTCGTCCGAGCCCGCGCAGGGCCCGGCCAACGGCATCAAGCCCGATGTCAGCGAGGTCGTCGTCGGCTTCGCCCAGCAGCAGCTGCAGGCGCCCTACTTCGCGGCCATGCAGGTGCAGTCGGAGCAGATCGCGAAGGAGCAGGGTTTCAAGCTGCTGTTCCAGGCGGCGAACAAGGACCCGGTCATCCAGATGAACCAGATGCAGGCGATGATCAGCCAGGGCGCCGACGTCCTGGTGGTCAACGCCACCAGCGTCAAGGGTCAGAAGGAGATGATGACCCAGATCGCCTCCCAGATCCCGGTCACCTACATCGACACCAGCGTCCCCGGCACGGGCATGACGAGCGTCCAGTCCGACAACCTGACGATCGGCCGCGAGTCGGGCAAGCTCACCGCCAAGCGCTTCAAGGACATGGGCAAGACCAGCATCACGATGGTGGTGCTCACCGGTCCGGCCACCGACGAGTTCGTCGGGCCCAACCGGCGGCAGGGCTTCCTGGACGGTCTCGAGGAGGGCGGCATGCCCTACGAGATCAAGGCCGAGCAGCCCGGGGACTACGCCCAGGACAAGGGCCAGGTGGCGGCCGAGACGATGCTGGCCGGCAACCCCGACATCGACCTGATCCTGGGGCTCAACGACTCCATGGCCCTCGGCGCGTACAACGTCGTCAACGGCAAGGACCAGTACAAGAACGTCTACGTCGCCGCGTCCGCCGACGGGCAGAAGGAGGCGCTGGCGCTGATCAAGCAGGGCGGCTGCGAGGGCCGGTACCTCTCGACCGGTCTGAACTCCCCGTCGCTGGCGGCGGAGGAGGCGCTGAAGATCTCCGTCGACGTCGCCACGGGCAAGTCCAAGCCCAGCGACTACAAGCCGGAGTCCTTCACCAAGGCGGTCGGCATCGGCTGCGAGAACATCGACGAGTACTACGACCCGAACAGCGTCTTCTGA
- a CDS encoding ABC transporter permease, whose product MTATATAPTSSPEQAEENRGSAVVDWLKSQYALYILVALLLVATITRGAVFWSGTNITNLLLQMSIIGVVVMAELIVVLTGGIDISVGSALGLAAVVAAGLFGGPSVLLALVVAIVIGGIVGAVNGWLVAFRGLEPFIVTLGMLALARGLVYAYGNGIPINPESADSFAKLGQSTFIGIPVLAIIWLVVVALIAFLLYRTVWGRRVYAIGSNINAARSSGIPVKTTLWSVYILAGLLVGLGGWIFLARFASGTSTAGNLLELEAIAAVVIGGARLAGGYGKVFGAVVGTIIFAVIANLLSLLNVSTFLQDAFRGALILVAVTLATVQFARKRKADSTTPASK is encoded by the coding sequence ATGACCGCCACGGCGACCGCCCCCACCTCGTCCCCCGAGCAAGCCGAGGAGAACCGCGGCAGCGCCGTGGTCGACTGGCTCAAGAGCCAGTACGCCCTCTACATCCTCGTCGCCCTCCTGCTGGTGGCCACCATCACGCGCGGGGCGGTCTTCTGGAGCGGCACCAACATCACCAACCTGCTGCTGCAGATGTCGATCATCGGCGTCGTGGTGATGGCCGAGCTCATCGTCGTCCTCACCGGCGGCATCGACATCAGCGTCGGCTCGGCCCTGGGCCTGGCCGCCGTCGTCGCGGCCGGCCTGTTCGGCGGCCCGTCGGTGCTGCTCGCGCTGGTCGTCGCCATCGTCATCGGCGGCATCGTCGGCGCGGTCAACGGCTGGCTGGTGGCCTTCCGCGGCCTGGAGCCCTTCATCGTGACGCTGGGCATGCTGGCCCTGGCCCGTGGCCTCGTCTACGCCTACGGCAACGGCATCCCGATCAACCCGGAGTCGGCCGACTCGTTCGCGAAGCTGGGGCAGTCGACGTTCATCGGCATCCCGGTGCTCGCCATCATCTGGCTCGTCGTCGTGGCCCTCATCGCGTTCCTGCTCTACCGCACCGTCTGGGGCCGCCGGGTCTACGCCATCGGCTCCAACATCAACGCGGCCCGCAGCTCGGGCATCCCGGTCAAGACCACGCTGTGGTCGGTCTACATCCTGGCCGGCCTGCTCGTCGGCCTGGGCGGCTGGATCTTCCTGGCCCGCTTCGCCAGCGGGACCTCGACCGCCGGCAACCTGCTGGAGCTGGAGGCCATCGCGGCCGTCGTCATCGGCGGCGCCCGGCTGGCCGGCGGCTACGGCAAGGTCTTCGGGGCCGTCGTCGGCACGATCATCTTCGCCGTGATCGCCAACCTCCTCTCGCTGCTCAACGTGTCGACGTTCCTCCAGGACGCCTTCCGCGGTGCGCTGATCCTGGTCGCGGTGACCCTGGCCACCGTCCAGTTCGCGCGCAAGCGCAAGGCCGACTCGACCACCCCCGCGTCCAAGTGA
- a CDS encoding sugar ABC transporter ATP-binding protein, with protein MVAVEREHERAGEPAGKLAFKAVGVKKHYPGVKALDGVDLEGYRGEVLAICGANGAGKSTFAKLLAGVETPTDGEIMVAGYDHPVRNAAEAEQAGVLMMHQEPLIIDDFTVGENVWLYKLRSGKDIRPWAQKVDTNSAETKQVLRDVGLGHLRTNQLAGDLGPGQRQMLSLSRAAVSEHKIMILDETTASTSEEHFKDILDLVAREKAAGTSIIFVSHRLNEVFAMCDRIAVLRNGSLVDVLKTSETDPDAITTLMIGQALKALDRPEAVDVTDAQPVVSVRDLWGGTAKGVSFDVNPGEIVGLYGLVGSGRSSVARTITGQKRAVEGTITVRGQEVVLDSPGTALKKGIAYLTEDRRLEGFVKDFDNGENMSLVVLPQMSKAGVVDGKREKKRIRELIKEFQVKGGPKTYTSSLSGGNQQKVVVAKWLEADPDFVVLDEPTKGIDVGARANIYQIIHRVAARGKGVLVVSSEAEELLSLCHRILVMRNGRVVGEFDPDDEGTDTDALIRTALHSDD; from the coding sequence GTGGTAGCGGTAGAGCGTGAGCACGAGCGGGCCGGGGAGCCTGCGGGCAAGCTCGCCTTCAAGGCCGTCGGGGTCAAGAAGCACTACCCCGGCGTGAAGGCCCTCGACGGCGTGGACCTCGAGGGCTACCGGGGGGAGGTGCTCGCCATCTGCGGCGCCAACGGCGCGGGCAAGTCCACCTTCGCGAAGCTGCTGGCCGGCGTCGAGACCCCGACCGACGGCGAGATCATGGTCGCGGGCTACGACCACCCGGTGCGCAACGCCGCCGAGGCGGAGCAGGCCGGGGTGCTGATGATGCACCAGGAGCCGCTGATCATCGACGACTTCACCGTCGGCGAGAACGTCTGGCTGTACAAGCTGCGCAGCGGCAAGGACATCCGCCCCTGGGCGCAGAAGGTGGACACCAACAGCGCCGAGACCAAGCAGGTCCTCCGCGACGTCGGGCTGGGCCACCTGCGCACCAACCAGCTCGCCGGCGACCTCGGCCCCGGCCAGCGCCAGATGCTCTCCCTGAGCCGCGCCGCGGTCAGCGAGCACAAGATCATGATCCTGGACGAGACCACGGCCTCCACCAGCGAGGAGCACTTCAAGGACATCCTCGACCTGGTCGCGCGGGAGAAGGCGGCCGGGACATCGATCATCTTCGTCTCGCACCGCCTCAACGAGGTGTTCGCCATGTGCGACCGCATCGCGGTGCTGCGCAACGGCAGCCTCGTCGACGTCCTCAAGACCTCCGAGACCGACCCGGACGCCATCACCACCCTGATGATCGGCCAGGCGCTGAAGGCGCTGGACCGGCCCGAGGCGGTCGACGTCACCGACGCCCAGCCGGTGGTCTCGGTCCGCGACCTCTGGGGCGGCACGGCCAAGGGGGTCTCGTTCGACGTCAACCCGGGCGAGATCGTCGGCCTGTACGGGCTGGTCGGTAGCGGCCGGTCCTCCGTCGCCCGCACCATCACGGGCCAGAAGCGCGCGGTCGAGGGCACCATCACGGTCCGCGGCCAGGAGGTCGTGCTCGACTCCCCGGGGACCGCCCTCAAGAAGGGCATCGCCTACCTCACCGAGGACCGCCGGCTCGAGGGCTTCGTCAAGGACTTCGACAACGGCGAGAACATGAGCCTGGTCGTGCTCCCGCAGATGTCGAAGGCCGGCGTCGTCGACGGCAAGCGGGAGAAGAAGCGCATCCGCGAGCTGATCAAGGAGTTCCAGGTCAAGGGCGGGCCGAAGACCTACACGAGCTCGCTCAGCGGCGGCAACCAGCAGAAGGTCGTCGTGGCCAAGTGGCTGGAGGCCGACCCCGACTTCGTCGTCCTCGACGAGCCGACCAAGGGCATCGACGTCGGCGCCCGGGCGAACATCTACCAGATCATCCACCGGGTCGCGGCCCGAGGGAAGGGCGTCCTGGTGGTCTCCAGCGAGGCCGAGGAGCTGCTCTCCCTCTGCCACCGCATCCTCGTGATGCGCAACGGCCGCGTGGTCGGGGAGTTCGACCCCGACGACGAGGGCACCGACACCGACGCGCTCATCCGCACGGCCCTGCACAGCGATGACTGA
- a CDS encoding MalY/PatB family protein yields MPTDPAQPFDRLSLDALRRRQSLKWRAYPPDVLPLFVAEMDTLPAPAVRAALDEALDLGDTGYPWGPGYAEAYADAAQAAWGWRPDPAATALVADVMTGVVEVLALVTGPGDAVVIVPPVYPPFAGFVTHTGRRLVEAPLGVDGRLDLDALERACADAAAGGRRAALLLASPHNPTGTVHTAAELAAVAALAERHGVRVVVDEIHAPLTRVDGPAFTPYLAVPGAERGFVVFSASKAWNLAGLKAALAVAGPGAAAELAAMPEVVGHGASSLGVLAHTAALRGGQEWLAEHRAGLDAQQRLLGRLLAEHLPALRWTPPQATYLAWLDCRALDLPADPAAFFLEHARVALGVGPDFGTGGAGHVRLNFATSTAVLTEAVERMAAAVGR; encoded by the coding sequence GTGCCCACCGACCCCGCCCAGCCCTTCGACCGTCTGAGCCTGGACGCGCTGCGGCGGCGGCAGAGCCTCAAGTGGCGGGCGTACCCGCCCGACGTGCTGCCCCTCTTCGTGGCCGAGATGGACACCCTGCCCGCGCCGGCCGTGCGCGCCGCCCTCGACGAGGCGCTCGACCTCGGCGACACCGGCTACCCCTGGGGTCCGGGCTACGCCGAGGCCTACGCCGACGCCGCGCAGGCTGCCTGGGGCTGGCGCCCCGACCCCGCCGCGACCGCGCTGGTCGCCGACGTCATGACCGGCGTCGTCGAGGTGCTGGCCCTGGTCACGGGACCGGGCGACGCCGTCGTCATCGTGCCGCCGGTCTATCCGCCCTTCGCCGGCTTCGTCACCCACACCGGGCGCCGGCTCGTGGAGGCCCCGCTGGGCGTCGACGGCCGGCTGGACCTCGACGCGCTGGAGCGCGCCTGCGCCGACGCCGCCGCCGGCGGCCGCCGGGCGGCCCTGCTGCTGGCCAGCCCGCACAACCCCACCGGCACCGTGCACACCGCCGCCGAGCTCGCCGCCGTCGCCGCGCTGGCGGAGCGGCACGGGGTGCGGGTGGTGGTGGACGAGATCCACGCCCCGCTCACCCGCGTCGACGGGCCGGCCTTCACCCCCTACCTCGCCGTGCCCGGCGCCGAGCGGGGCTTCGTCGTCTTCTCCGCCTCCAAGGCCTGGAACCTGGCGGGCCTCAAGGCGGCGCTGGCGGTCGCGGGGCCGGGCGCCGCCGCCGAGCTGGCCGCGATGCCCGAGGTGGTCGGGCACGGCGCGAGCTCGCTGGGGGTGCTCGCCCACACCGCGGCCCTGCGCGGGGGCCAGGAGTGGCTGGCCGAGCACCGCGCGGGCCTCGACGCCCAGCAGCGCCTGCTGGGCCGGCTGCTGGCGGAGCACCTCCCGGCGCTCCGGTGGACCCCGCCGCAGGCCACCTACCTGGCCTGGCTGGACTGCCGGGCGCTGGACCTGCCCGCCGACCCGGCGGCCTTCTTCCTGGAGCACGCCCGGGTGGCGCTGGGCGTCGGGCCCGACTTCGGCACCGGCGGCGCCGGCCACGTCCGGCTGAACTTCGCGACCTCGACGGCGGTGCTCACCGAGGCCGTCGAGCGGATGGCCGCCGCCGTCGGCCGGTAG
- a CDS encoding MarR family winged helix-turn-helix transcriptional regulator: MTAERQRVEPAGDVSPATERDAGRAGAGGGVGEGPDLLELERQVCFALAVASRSVISIYRPVLEPLRLTHPQYLVMLALWQHAPLRVGELGRLLALEPATLSPLLKRLEAVGYLERRREPGDERALRLTLTPAGAALREQALAVPRTVMERLQLDVADAERLHAALADVIGRARRAGADTPLPAAVPDGQPLE; this comes from the coding sequence ATGACTGCGGAGCGACAGCGGGTGGAGCCCGCCGGCGACGTGAGCCCGGCCACGGAGCGCGACGCCGGCCGGGCTGGCGCGGGCGGCGGAGTGGGGGAGGGGCCCGACCTCCTCGAGCTCGAGCGCCAGGTCTGCTTCGCCCTGGCCGTGGCCTCCCGCAGCGTGATCAGCATCTACCGGCCGGTGCTGGAGCCGCTGCGGCTGACGCACCCCCAGTACCTGGTGATGCTGGCGCTGTGGCAGCACGCCCCGCTGCGGGTGGGGGAGCTGGGCCGGCTGCTGGCCCTGGAGCCCGCGACCCTCTCGCCGCTGCTCAAGCGGCTCGAGGCGGTCGGCTACCTCGAGCGGCGGCGCGAGCCGGGCGACGAGCGCGCCCTGCGGCTGACCCTCACCCCGGCGGGGGCCGCCCTGCGGGAGCAGGCGCTCGCGGTGCCCCGGACCGTGATGGAGCGGCTGCAGCTGGACGTGGCCGACGCCGAGCGGCTGCACGCGGCGCTCGCCGACGTCATCGGCCGGGCCCGGCGGGCCGGCGCGGACACCCCGCTCCCCGCGGCGGTGCCCGACGGCCAGCCGCTAGAGTGA
- a CDS encoding TetR/AcrR family transcriptional regulator — MTPHQPQQPSPTGTLGAQPAAGPEKAITPGGRRPLDRLLILREAVRFIDAHGRERLTMRRLGAELGVEAMALYRYVPGRDQLLDGVVETVMDELYGLTMELQRPGTWQEFLQQMAHGVRAMAMEHPKIFPLVASRPPAAPWLRPPLRSLRWVEAFLQGLRHYGISNEDSVLVYRAFSTFLLGHLLLESATYAVEPRLDAASDIEFVETNDLAAYPLVMELSPELSLDAFDNEFEDSLEELINRMAVVPR; from the coding sequence ATGACACCGCACCAGCCCCAGCAGCCGAGCCCCACCGGCACGCTCGGTGCGCAACCGGCGGCGGGGCCGGAGAAGGCGATCACGCCGGGCGGCCGCCGCCCCCTGGACCGCCTGCTGATCCTGCGCGAGGCCGTCCGCTTCATCGACGCGCACGGCCGCGAGCGGCTGACCATGCGCCGGCTCGGGGCCGAGCTGGGCGTGGAGGCCATGGCGCTCTACCGCTACGTGCCCGGCCGCGACCAGCTGCTCGACGGCGTCGTCGAGACGGTGATGGACGAGCTGTACGGGCTCACGATGGAGCTGCAGCGACCGGGCACCTGGCAGGAGTTCCTCCAGCAGATGGCCCACGGCGTCCGGGCGATGGCCATGGAGCACCCCAAGATCTTCCCGCTGGTGGCCAGCCGGCCGCCGGCGGCGCCGTGGCTGCGACCGCCGCTGCGGAGCCTGCGCTGGGTCGAAGCCTTCCTGCAGGGGCTGCGGCACTACGGGATCAGCAACGAGGACAGCGTGCTGGTCTACCGCGCCTTCTCGACGTTCCTGCTGGGCCACCTGCTGCTGGAGTCGGCCACCTACGCGGTGGAGCCGCGGCTGGACGCGGCGAGCGACATCGAGTTCGTCGAGACCAACGACCTCGCCGCCTACCCGCTGGTCATGGAGCTCTCGCCGGAGCTGTCCCTCGACGCCTTCGACAACGAGTTCGAGGACTCCCTCGAGGAGCTGATCAACCGGATGGCCGTGGTCCCGCGGTGA
- a CDS encoding CsbD family protein, with amino-acid sequence MSGLGDKIKGKAEELAGDAKAKAGDATDNRDLQAEGHGDQASGNARQAVGEVKDAADDLKR; translated from the coding sequence ATGAGCGGACTGGGCGACAAGATCAAGGGCAAGGCCGAGGAGCTCGCGGGCGACGCCAAGGCCAAGGCCGGCGACGCCACCGACAACCGGGACCTGCAGGCCGAGGGCCACGGCGACCAGGCCTCAGGCAACGCCCGGCAGGCCGTCGGCGAGGTCAAGGACGCGGCGGACGACCTCAAGCGCTGA
- a CDS encoding adenylyltransferase/cytidyltransferase family protein — MTTVITFGTFDVLHVGHVRVLNRAAALGDRLVVGVSSDALNFSKKGRNPVFDQDERTEIVSNLKVVDAVFVEESLEQKREYVLEHRADILVMGDDWTGKFDFLNDVCRVIYLPRTPSVSTTAIIEHISGGGAAG; from the coding sequence ATGACCACCGTGATCACCTTCGGCACCTTCGACGTGCTGCACGTCGGGCACGTCCGCGTGCTGAACCGCGCGGCGGCGCTGGGCGACCGGCTGGTGGTCGGGGTGTCCTCCGACGCGCTCAACTTCTCCAAGAAGGGCCGCAACCCGGTCTTCGACCAGGACGAGCGGACCGAGATCGTGTCCAACCTCAAGGTCGTCGACGCGGTGTTCGTCGAGGAGAGCCTGGAGCAGAAGCGGGAGTACGTGCTGGAGCACCGGGCCGACATCCTCGTCATGGGCGACGACTGGACCGGCAAGTTCGACTTCCTCAACGACGTCTGCCGCGTGATCTACCTGCCGCGCACCCCGTCGGTCTCCACGACGGCGATCATCGAGCACATCTCCGGCGGCGGCGCGGCCGGCTGA
- a CDS encoding MFS transporter, whose translation MALLLDLTPLRASPPFRRLVIGLGVSNLGSQLTVVAVGLQVYAITGSTLSVGVLGICALVPLVLLGLYGGALVDAYDRRRVALASSLGLWVVTMALALQAWLHVDSVLLLYALVAVQSAGFAINNPARTSIIPRLVEPRMLPAANVLTTIETNVALTVGPLLGALLVAVWDFGPAYTVDALLFTFALWALWRLPDLPPLTADGSAPERGSRRGFASIVEGLHYLATRPNVRMTFVVDIIAMVFAMPRVLFPAVGVLFLGGGATTTGLLSAAYAIGAVLAGVFSGGLVGLRHQGQVITGSILAFGASVAAFGVVLVVVGRDQPAQVLVGALVVAMVFLALAGGSDAVSSVFRQTILQSATPDHMRGRLQGVFIVVVAGGPRLGDLVLGAESSWVGEGWAAVVGGLTCMVVLTLVVGLQRRFLRYDALAPTP comes from the coding sequence ATGGCCCTGCTCCTCGACCTGACCCCGCTGCGCGCCAGCCCCCCGTTCCGGCGCCTGGTCATCGGCCTCGGCGTCTCGAACCTCGGCTCCCAGCTCACCGTCGTCGCCGTCGGCCTGCAGGTCTACGCGATCACCGGCTCGACGCTGTCGGTGGGCGTGCTCGGCATCTGCGCGCTCGTGCCGCTGGTGCTGCTCGGCCTCTACGGCGGCGCGCTGGTGGACGCCTACGACCGCCGGCGGGTGGCGCTCGCGTCGTCGCTGGGGCTGTGGGTGGTGACCATGGCCCTGGCCCTGCAGGCCTGGCTGCACGTGGACTCGGTCCTGCTGCTGTACGCGCTAGTCGCGGTCCAGTCGGCCGGGTTCGCCATCAACAACCCGGCCCGGACCTCGATCATCCCGCGGCTGGTCGAGCCGCGGATGCTGCCGGCGGCCAACGTCCTCACCACCATCGAGACCAACGTCGCCCTCACCGTCGGCCCGCTGCTCGGAGCCCTGCTGGTGGCCGTGTGGGACTTCGGGCCGGCCTACACCGTCGACGCCCTGCTCTTCACCTTCGCCCTGTGGGCGCTGTGGCGGCTGCCGGACCTGCCCCCGCTGACCGCCGACGGCTCGGCGCCCGAGCGCGGCAGCCGGCGCGGGTTCGCCTCCATCGTCGAGGGGCTGCACTACCTCGCGACCCGGCCCAACGTCCGGATGACCTTCGTGGTGGACATCATCGCCATGGTCTTCGCCATGCCCCGGGTGCTGTTCCCGGCCGTCGGCGTCCTGTTCCTCGGCGGCGGCGCCACGACGACGGGCCTGCTCAGCGCCGCCTACGCGATCGGCGCCGTGCTCGCCGGCGTCTTCTCCGGCGGGCTGGTGGGCCTGCGCCACCAGGGCCAGGTGATCACCGGCTCGATCCTCGCCTTCGGGGCCTCGGTGGCGGCGTTCGGGGTGGTCCTGGTCGTCGTCGGCCGCGACCAGCCCGCCCAGGTGCTCGTCGGCGCCCTCGTCGTGGCCATGGTGTTCCTCGCCCTGGCCGGCGGCTCGGACGCCGTCAGCTCGGTGTTCCGCCAGACGATCCTGCAGTCCGCGACGCCCGACCACATGCGGGGCCGGCTGCAGGGGGTGTTCATCGTCGTCGTCGCGGGCGGCCCCCGGCTGGGCGACCTCGTGCTGGGCGCGGAGTCCAGCTGGGTCGGCGAGGGCTGGGCGGCCGTCGTCGGCGGGCTGACCTGCATGGTCGTGCTGACCCTCGTCGTGGGGCTGCAGCGCCGCTTCCTGCGCTACGACGCGCTGGCCCCGACCCCCTAG